The Nitrospira sp. KM1 genome includes a window with the following:
- a CDS encoding glycosyltransferase family 4 protein: MHLYLLTFVLAVLLSTYGVPIARRAALKYGIVDAPDGRLKHQRDPVPYFGGLAIYLAFLMSLAFTFEFRHDVLGIILGGTIVVMLGLIDDFGVLTPGTKLIGQLLAVFVLIKSGIKIEIAAFPEWLDLALTVFWMVGLINAFNLLDIMDGLSAGIGALSAGCLLVVAIQQGDQTIAFMLAALIGSLLGFLRYNWQPAKIYMGDTGAMFIGLLLGAMTMIEKYPGEHPLALLTPVFILGVPIFDTLFVMYIRHQRGLPIFWGSPDHIAIRLRHWGLSVPQVVLLSYGATTALGAIGLIMLHVSEAMAWGLCIGTVALLLVAAMLLKSVDVRRPSSQVLLATGEEETKAA, encoded by the coding sequence TGAAATATGGAATCGTGGATGCTCCGGACGGACGGTTGAAACATCAGCGCGATCCGGTTCCCTATTTCGGCGGGCTTGCCATCTATCTGGCCTTCCTCATGAGTCTCGCCTTCACCTTCGAGTTTCGCCATGACGTCCTTGGAATCATTCTGGGCGGCACCATTGTGGTAATGCTCGGCCTTATCGACGACTTCGGAGTGCTGACTCCCGGCACCAAATTGATCGGCCAGCTGCTTGCCGTATTCGTTCTGATCAAGAGCGGAATCAAGATCGAAATCGCCGCGTTTCCTGAATGGCTCGATCTCGCCCTCACCGTATTCTGGATGGTCGGACTGATCAACGCCTTCAACCTTCTGGATATCATGGATGGTCTGTCCGCGGGCATCGGCGCGTTGAGCGCGGGGTGTTTGCTGGTCGTGGCGATCCAGCAGGGAGATCAAACCATCGCGTTCATGCTCGCCGCGCTGATTGGAAGCCTGCTGGGATTTCTCCGGTATAACTGGCAACCGGCGAAAATCTACATGGGCGATACGGGCGCGATGTTCATTGGGCTTCTGCTTGGCGCGATGACCATGATCGAGAAATATCCCGGCGAACATCCGCTTGCGCTTCTAACACCGGTCTTCATCCTGGGAGTTCCGATCTTCGACACTCTGTTCGTCATGTATATCCGGCACCAGCGCGGGCTCCCGATTTTTTGGGGAAGCCCTGACCATATCGCCATTCGGTTGAGGCATTGGGGCCTGTCCGTGCCTCAAGTCGTGTTGCTCAGTTACGGTGCAACGACTGCGCTCGGAGCCATCGGGCTGATCATGCTCCACGTCAGCGAAGCGATGGCCTGGGGGCTGTGCATTGGGACCGTGGCACTCCTGCTGGTCGCGGCCATGCTTCTGAAGAGCGTGGACGTTCGAAGGCCCTCGTCCCAAGTCCTGCTCGCAACGGGCGAAGAGGAGACAAAGGCTGCATGA